In one Candidatus Krumholzibacteriia bacterium genomic region, the following are encoded:
- a CDS encoding NAD(P)H-binding protein yields the protein MIRKVCIVGASGKLGRYMVQHCLGRGYAVTGVCRAKSVHKLDPFKDRMTIIPGATNDREVIRRAVADCDGVLTVLVPWGVHDYSSGTAQAVLDFSRTDARLVFSCGWHITKDGKDVYSPAFKTVVAVFSRLARLARLVDIDDQVEACRRIFASSKRWTVVRGSDLEEGESQGLPVWSRHVGDPILKSNRTRRVDYALFMVDALTNDALVHEAPAIVGCQTASALANARRAD from the coding sequence ATGATCCGAAAAGTCTGCATTGTGGGTGCTTCCGGCAAGCTCGGCCGCTACATGGTCCAGCACTGTCTCGGCCGCGGCTACGCGGTTACCGGCGTGTGCCGCGCGAAGAGCGTGCACAAGCTGGATCCTTTCAAGGACCGCATGACGATCATTCCGGGTGCCACCAACGACCGCGAGGTCATCCGGCGCGCCGTGGCGGATTGCGACGGGGTCCTCACCGTGCTCGTGCCGTGGGGGGTTCACGATTACTCGTCCGGAACCGCGCAGGCCGTGCTGGATTTCTCGCGGACCGATGCGCGCCTGGTGTTTTCCTGCGGCTGGCACATCACAAAGGATGGCAAGGACGTCTACTCGCCAGCCTTCAAGACGGTGGTCGCCGTCTTTTCCCGGCTGGCCCGGCTGGCCCGGCTGGTGGACATCGACGATCAGGTGGAGGCATGCCGCCGCATCTTCGCGAGCAGCAAGCGGTGGACGGTGGTTCGCGGCAGCGATCTCGAGGAAGGAGAGAGCCAGGGACTTCCGGTGTGGAGCCGTCACGTGGGCGATCCCATCCTCAAGAGCAACCGCACCCGCCGCGTCGACTATGCACTCTTCATGGTGGATGCGCTCACCAACGATGCCCTGGTTCACGAAGCACCCGCCATCGTCGGTTGCCAGACCGCTTCCGCTCTGGCGAACGCGCGTCGGGCCGACTAA
- a CDS encoding dihydrofolate reductase family protein: MSKVIICSIGVSVDGFAAGTDQSLQNPLGVRGPELMEWFFDTRVFRAMHGGEGGETGVDNRIAERGFENMGAWILGRNMFGPVRGPWPDDSWKGWWGDEPPYHVPTFVLTHHARPSIEMKGGTTFHFVTDGIEAALSRAKKAAGNRDVRIGGGAATIRQYLSAGLVDEAHFALRPVVLGTGEHLWNGLDLRALGYNVAENVAGERALHVILRKS, encoded by the coding sequence ATGTCCAAAGTCATCATTTGTTCAATCGGCGTCTCTGTTGACGGCTTCGCTGCCGGCACCGACCAGAGTCTCCAGAATCCACTCGGGGTCCGCGGGCCCGAGTTGATGGAGTGGTTCTTCGACACGCGCGTGTTTCGTGCCATGCACGGCGGGGAAGGCGGCGAGACCGGCGTCGACAACCGCATAGCCGAGCGCGGATTTGAGAACATGGGCGCGTGGATTCTGGGGCGCAACATGTTCGGGCCCGTCCGCGGCCCCTGGCCCGACGACAGCTGGAAGGGCTGGTGGGGCGACGAGCCACCGTATCATGTGCCCACGTTCGTGCTCACACACCACGCGCGGCCATCGATCGAGATGAAGGGCGGGACCACTTTCCACTTTGTGACCGACGGCATCGAGGCCGCGCTTTCACGTGCGAAGAAAGCCGCGGGCAACCGCGACGTGAGAATCGGCGGCGGCGCGGCGACCATCCGCCAGTATCTCTCGGCCGGGCTGGTGGACGAGGCGCACTTCGCGTTGCGGCCGGTGGTGCTGGGAACCGGCGAGCACCTGTGGAACGGACTCGACCTGCGAGCACTGGGCTATAACGTTGCGGAAAACGTGGCCGGCGAGCGCGCGCTGCACGTCATCCTGCGCAAGTCCTGA
- a CDS encoding NAD(P)H-hydrate dehydratase, which yields MRVLTARQMQKVDEETIAHVVPGLELMERAGRGVARAILAGFANANAPQGPRKAVVFVGPGNNGGDGLVVARYLLEAGWSCSIHLLKPATELTPDTTKNHQRLAAMKSSALHELDASRPDYPQRAGEDLADVSIVIDTLFGTGVSGAPRGRAAEMIALMNNAGARGVPVVSVDIPSGVDGNTGQTPGDAVRAMQTLTIGTPKTGLLFYPGRAHVGSVAVIDIGFPDEIVAKHSDPLYLLDDNEAMLRMPQRAPDIHKFQAGTVLVIAGSDAYRGAALLTAEAALRGGCGMLYLAVPEGIRSAMVSLREAITVPLPQTSAGTISPSASAAVLQPYLERADAVAIGPGLGRHDSTDAFVREFVLSAGKPVVVDADGLTAFAGNAADFKKTRTPIVITPHDGEMHRLTGERVPTASLDRIKFARESAKKLGVTLLLKGAPALVASPTGDVWISGSGTNALATGGTGDVLTGLVASFLAQTVGSLRRVAPGPSADLQPAQVADATCVACFVHGRSGELAARSRGVRGVIAGDLLAALGPAIVALEGRGGR from the coding sequence ATGCGTGTTCTTACCGCCAGGCAGATGCAGAAAGTGGACGAGGAGACCATCGCCCACGTCGTTCCCGGGCTCGAGTTGATGGAGCGCGCCGGGCGTGGGGTGGCGCGGGCCATCCTGGCCGGCTTCGCCAACGCCAACGCGCCGCAGGGACCGCGCAAGGCTGTGGTCTTCGTGGGGCCCGGCAACAACGGCGGGGATGGCCTCGTGGTTGCGCGCTACCTGCTTGAAGCCGGCTGGTCGTGCTCCATCCATCTCCTCAAGCCCGCCACGGAGCTCACCCCCGACACCACCAAGAACCACCAGCGCCTCGCGGCCATGAAGTCCTCGGCGCTGCACGAGCTGGACGCCTCGCGCCCCGACTACCCACAGCGCGCGGGCGAGGATCTCGCCGACGTCTCCATCGTCATCGACACGTTGTTTGGAACCGGTGTCTCAGGCGCCCCGCGCGGGCGCGCGGCGGAGATGATTGCGCTCATGAACAACGCCGGTGCGCGCGGTGTTCCCGTGGTGAGCGTGGACATCCCCTCCGGTGTGGACGGCAACACCGGCCAGACGCCGGGTGACGCGGTGCGTGCCATGCAGACACTCACCATCGGCACGCCCAAGACGGGTCTCCTGTTCTATCCCGGCCGCGCGCACGTGGGCAGCGTGGCCGTCATCGACATCGGTTTTCCGGATGAGATCGTTGCCAAGCACTCCGACCCGCTCTATCTGCTGGACGACAACGAGGCGATGCTGCGCATGCCGCAGCGCGCGCCCGACATCCACAAGTTCCAGGCGGGAACGGTGCTGGTGATTGCCGGAAGCGATGCCTACCGCGGTGCGGCATTGCTCACCGCGGAAGCCGCCCTGCGTGGCGGGTGCGGCATGTTGTACCTCGCGGTACCGGAAGGCATCCGCAGCGCGATGGTGTCGTTGCGTGAGGCCATCACCGTGCCGTTGCCGCAGACCAGCGCGGGAACCATTTCGCCTTCCGCTTCCGCCGCGGTGCTGCAGCCGTACCTGGAGCGCGCGGACGCGGTCGCCATCGGTCCTGGCCTCGGCCGCCACGACAGCACCGATGCCTTCGTGCGCGAGTTCGTGTTGTCGGCGGGCAAGCCGGTGGTGGTTGACGCCGACGGGCTCACCGCATTCGCGGGCAACGCCGCCGACTTCAAGAAGACCAGGACGCCCATCGTCATCACGCCGCACGACGGCGAGATGCACCGCCTCACCGGCGAGCGCGTGCCCACGGCGTCGCTCGACAGAATCAAGTTTGCGCGCGAGAGCGCAAAGAAGCTCGGCGTCACGCTGCTGCTCAAGGGAGCACCGGCGCTCGTCGCCAGCCCCACCGGCGATGTCTGGATAAGCGGGTCCGGAACCAATGCTCTCGCCACCGGCGGCACCGGCGACGTGCTCACCGGCCTGGTAGCGAGCTTCCTCGCCCAGACGGTGGGATCCCTGCGCCGCGTCGCCCCCGGGCCCTCGGCGGACCTCCAACCCGCACAAGTGGCTGATGCCACGTGTGTTGCCTGTTTCGTCCACGGCCGCTCCGGGGAGCTCGCCGCCCGCAGCCGGGGGGTGCGCGGCGTCATCGCGGGCGACCTGCTGGCGGCGCTGGGGCCGGCCATCGTGGCCCTCGAGGGCCGCGGCGGGCGCTGA
- a CDS encoding HAD-IA family hydrolase — MIKAVIFDLDNTLTDFMRMKENAVDAAVDAMVDAGLRFPPEEIKQKIYAIYEREGIEFQSVFDHALEEMIGQVDYKIHAAGIVGYRRAKEASLVLYPHVKVTLIELMKRGIKLGVVSDAPRKEAWLRLCYLQLHHMFDFVTTFEDTGVRKPSPKPFQRALDYFQLSPPDAIMVGDWPERDITGAGKLGMVTVFARYGDTKASKDSGANYDINDIYELVDIVDKLNKGAGAR, encoded by the coding sequence ATGATAAAAGCCGTCATCTTCGACCTCGACAATACCCTCACCGATTTCATGCGCATGAAGGAGAACGCCGTGGACGCCGCCGTGGATGCCATGGTCGACGCGGGCCTGCGTTTTCCCCCGGAGGAGATCAAGCAGAAGATCTACGCCATCTACGAGCGCGAGGGAATCGAGTTCCAGAGCGTGTTCGACCACGCGCTCGAGGAGATGATCGGCCAGGTGGACTACAAGATCCACGCCGCGGGCATCGTGGGCTACCGGCGGGCCAAGGAGGCGTCGCTGGTGCTCTACCCGCACGTCAAGGTGACCTTGATCGAGCTGATGAAGCGCGGCATCAAGCTGGGGGTCGTGTCCGACGCGCCGCGCAAGGAAGCGTGGCTGCGGCTGTGCTACCTGCAACTCCACCACATGTTCGACTTTGTGACGACCTTCGAGGACACGGGCGTGCGCAAGCCCAGCCCCAAGCCGTTCCAGCGGGCGCTCGACTACTTTCAGCTCTCACCGCCGGACGCGATCATGGTGGGCGACTGGCCGGAGCGCGACATCACCGGCGCGGGCAAGCTGGGGATGGTAACCGTGTTCGCGCGCTACGGCGACACCAAGGCGTCCAAGGATAGCGGCGCCAACTACGACATCAACGACATCTACGAATTGGTGGACATCGTGGACAAGCTGAACAAGGGCGCGGGCGCGCGTTAG